The following proteins come from a genomic window of Rhinoraja longicauda isolate Sanriku21f chromosome 4, sRhiLon1.1, whole genome shotgun sequence:
- the LOC144592542 gene encoding uncharacterized protein LOC144592542 — MDERIADYVFSKVNITKQWMCGLLEDKRPLDAAIRWTAGKAHKKSVEKAVWLTCYKKQVQLLDRVVVAQAAQIRDLQEEVEEKAAGGHQLIEALDSLNKERRVVTNRHEARVELMECQITEAMRSKGKLREQCASLSHQLETQEENLKGVRAAYKMVLEDRSEGANHGACLQEIEGLRSALNKVKGLVYLMNPPSSQSLAVAKVPVPVPRKTVVASAPRLHDSPSYEASWKRGSVGEREREELPVEDSAPAPMCPVLETRRGPTAPNGDAGPIQSEIVVPHSSQQLRAMVGHVMKLSESGDPSLHFREIEQTAAINGCDEGERAKLLLFSVDSSILQCLSDESKRGTRTYDLLRDEVLDVLGMGDEGPFARLERTLQMEGEPPRVFAARLWTVYQSSCPHVPARYVLVGNGRAQWLRCLVSNSLAAVREQAKAWFDPTNSTEEAVLDHLTVGYRNTRSTSTRLVKGKVYVAEATALAQKEWRQQCNPTAQYKCFRCGKVGHWRKDCRAHTKEDRVGTTQRAEVPVKHEIIETMIEVMQSLMAAQGKVAVATGSPGARGALDIPQ; from the coding sequence atggacgagcgcattgcggactatgtctttagcaaggtgaatatcaccaaacaatggatgtgtggtttgttagaggacaagcgcccactggatgcagcgatccggtggacggccggtaaagcccacaagaaatctgtagagaaggcggtctggctgacctgctataaaaagcaggtccagcttttggaccgcgtagttgtggcacaggcagcccagatcagggaccttcaggaggaggtagaggagaaggctgcgggtgggcaccagttgattgaggctctggactctttaaacaaggagcgccgggtcgtgaccaaccgccacgaagccagggtagagctgatggagtgtcagatcactgaggctatgcgcagtaagggcaagctcagggagcagtgcgcttccctgagccaccagctggagacccaggaagagaacctcaagggggttagggcagcatataagatggttttggaggacaggtcggaaggggccaaccacggggcatgcctgcaggagatagagggtctgcggagtgctttaaataaagtaaaagggttggtctatctaatgaaccccccatCGAGCCAGTCactggcggttgcgaaggtcccggttccggtccccagaaagaccgtggtggcttcggcccccagactccacgattcccctagctacgaggcatcctggaaaaggggtagtgtaggggaaagagagagagaggagctcccggtcgaggactcggcaccggcgcccatgtgcccggtcctggaaaccagacggggacccaccgcgccgAATGGGGACGCTGGACCCATTcaaagcgagatcgtggtgccccacagctcccagcagttaagagctatggtcgggcatgtaatgaaattgtccgaatcaggggacccttcgctgcatttcagagagatagagcaaaccgccgcaatcaacggttgcgacgagggagaacgggcaaaattgttgctgttctccgtggacagctcgatcctccaatgcctctcagatgaaagcaaaagagggaccaggacctacgatctcctacgggacgaggtcctggacgtcttggggatgggcgatgagggtccatttgcccgattggagaggaccctccagatggagggagaacccccaagggtttttgcggcgcgactgtggacagtatatcagagcagctgcccgcacgtccccgcgcggtatgtcctggtcgggaatgggagagcccagtggctccgttgcttggtgtcaaacagcctggcagccgtcagggagcaggcgaaagcctggtttgatcccacaaatagcacggaggaggcggttttggaccatctcacggtagggtatagaaacacccggagcacgtctacccgactcgtaaaagggaaggtgtacgtagcggaggctactgcactggcccaaaaggagtggcgacagcagtgtaaccctaccgcacagtacaagtgtttcaggtgtggtaaggtggggcactggcggaaggattgcagggcccacaccaaggaagatagggttggcaccacccagcgcgccgaggtcccagttaagcacgagatcatcgaaacgatgatcgaggtgatgcagtccctcatggccgcccaggggaaggtggcagtcgctaccggctccccgggtgcgaggggggcactggacattccccaatga